GTTGAACTGAacagtgtttttttttcactctAATAGAAGGAGATTGTACTATCTCTACGGAGTGATATTGTACAGAGCAAAGGACTTGGATATGCAATCCACGCCCATGGGTATAAACGCCAATTATTTGGACATGATGGCTGACATCCACTTTTGCTCATCGGTGCTGTGTTGGTTTATGTTGGTTAGTGACCCTTGTTGAAGAGAAAAGTTCCGTAGGATACTCACCGATCGAAATGgagcaacattcccagaaCAGGGATCAGCTGCTTCTGATAGTTCTTGTCCCTCTGTTCCAAAAATTGGAGAAGAACATTTTTCAAGTACATGAAGTCAATGGATGCATTGCTGGGTGGGCCGAGAGGAGTCTCGCTCTTACCAGGAGATGCGGCTGCCCGGCGAGAGCCTGAATCCATAGATGACCGCGAGGATTGTCGACCGGACGGGGAGCCACGTAGGCGGACGTCCTCCCCGAGTGTCTTGTGGGATTTTCGAAGCTTCTCCAGTCGGTTGTTTGTCTCTTCCACTGAACGACGAAGCTCTGCCTTGTCCTTCTCGAGATCACGAACTTGCTTCTCACTTGCGTCGAGAGCATCGCGCAGACCAGCCATGGCCTGCCGAACCTCGGTCACTTCCCGTGATGACTTTTCAGATAATAATTCGAGCTCATCACGACGGCGGCGCCAGTCCTTTTGAGACTGTTCAAGCTCCTCCTTGTCCTGCTCTGCCGTGCGCAGGGCGCGCTCAGCTTCACGGACCTTACCCTTGAGTTCTTCCATCTCGCGGGCACGGCGACGGCCTTGGGTGCTGGCTTCATCTTCAGCACGGTCTCGCTCTTCGATAGCAGCCTCCATGCGTTCCTTAAAGTCTCTGACCTTGGACTCTGAACGGCCCTCAATATCATTTAGCAGACGGCGCATGGTCTCGCCTTCGCGGGTTCGCTCGCTCAGCAGACGGTGAGCGTCCGCCAGTTCTTCATCCAGGCTCTCGCATCGCTCACGTGCCTCCTTCATTTGCATTGCAACTTCCGTGGTCTGGTCACGCATGCTATTTAATAAGCCCTGGGCGCTGCTGTGCTGAGCTGTCTTTAGCTGGATTTCGTCTCGGAGGCTTGCGAGTTCCTTGTTCAATTGAGAAATCTGTTCGTCCATCTCCCGCATCTTAATACGAGCATTCTTCAACCCGTCTTGGGCCTTGGAGAGGTCGCCTGCAGTCTTGTCTCTGGCATTGATGGCATCTTGCCTTTTGCTCTCGGCAGAACGCAGGTTAGATTGGGTGACACTAAGATACTCCTCAGCCTTCATTCGGCTGTCAGTCTCTTGTCGGATCTTCTTGTTGAGGGCACCCACTTCTGCGTCACGCTCTGAGACCTTCGACTTGAAGGTCTTCAGCTCAGCACGCAGATCCTCATGCTTGCCCTCAAGGGCCTTTAAATCGGAGTTTTTGCTAGTGAGGGTTTCTTTCAGGGTCTTCAACTCCGAAGACTCGGCACGTAGGCTCCGCAATTCGGGTTGAACCTTCTGAAGAGTTTCACGGAGGTCTGTAAGATCTTTGAATCGAGTGGCAGCCAGCTGCTGGGCGGCAGAAATATCAGTCTCCAAGGCAACAGAGCGGACCTTGAGGTTATCGAATTCCTCTTTGAGTGAGGCGTGCGCCTTCTCCGAGTCAGCTGAAGTCAAAGCGCTACTAGTGCGAAGATCCACCAATTCCTTCTCTAGCTTGCCAATGGTTTCTTCAAGAGAAGTCTTTTCTGCTGAAAGCTCCTTGATTTTGTCTTTGGCTGCCACATGCTCCTGGCCGATGTTGACAAGGTCATCACGAAGGGACTCAATCTCCTCCTTCAAGTTGTCCTCGCCTTTCAGCTTAGAACTGAGACGGTCAATGGCGGCCTGCTTTTCATACAGTTGTTGGGTGAGGGTTTCGATCTTTTCTTTGAGTTCATCCAGCTCTTTGGTAGCTGGGGCAGGCGCCTCTGTGGGTGATAGCTCTGCAGGAGCCGCATCAGCCGGCTTAATAGGTTCCTCCGCTTTGccgctcttcttcttcttcttgttcttcttctttcctccACTACCGCCACCGCCAGTAGCTTGAGCAGGCTGTGTCTCTCCTTGGGCgggagcaggagcaggagcggGGACAGTCGAAGTGGGCTTTTCATCGACCGCTGCCAGGGTTTTGGCAACCTCATTGAAGTCAGCTAGCTCTCCAGCGAAGACTTTTTCCCTAGCAGACACCCATGCCCTGTTCTCTTTCAAATTTTCATTCACAAACTCATAGATATCTTGTAGTTTAGCAGAATGTTCGCACCTCTCTTCGATCTCAGTCTTCAGTTCCAAGATAGTAGATTCGGTGTCCTTAAGCTGAGATCGGAGACCATCAACTAAGCCCTGAAGCACAACGAGCTTTTTCTCGTCGgatttcttttcctccttgGTCATCTCCAACTCAGCAGCTAGGTCCGAATCGGACTCGGTTCTTTCGGATGCCTGTTTCTGGAGCTGGTCGATTTCCTCAGTCTTCTCCTTGAGCTGAGAGTTGAGCTTCTCAACCTCAGATGTGGTTGATTTGAGAGAGGATTCCGCAGTTGTTAGCTTCGCCTTCAGGTCATCGATATCGGCCTTCTTAGAGGTTTGCAGAGTCTTAATCTCAGCATCCAAATTGTCTTTGGTTTCGCGCAGCTCAACGAGCTCCCGGCTGGCTGTCTCCAAGTTCTGCACCAAGCTTTCAGTTGACTCGCGGGTGACAGACATATCGCGCTTGAGCTTTTCGACTTCGATTTTTAGGCTCTCAACCTCTTCTTGCTTCTCTTTAAGTTCTCCTTCCAAGCGGGGAACTTCATTATCAAACGAAAAGAACTCTTCGCCGGCCTGTTCCCCAGTTCCGTCTGTCCCCTTGGTTGTCGCAGTCTGGGGTTTCTCGTTTTTGAGACCAGTAACCTCATCCAAAGCCTCCTTGGCAGCCTGCTGGGCCACTTCGAACTTCTTTCTGaattcttccctttcttcaGTGACGCGCTTCAGCTCTTCCATAACCATGTCGCTTTTCAATGTTGATTGATTAAGGTATTCCGTGAAAGCTTTAGGTTCGGCGATCGATGTAAGCGGGGTGTTCTCGCGCAAAGTGGCTTCAAAGGGTTCGATCGATAGAACGCGCGAGTGAGCGGTGCGGTAGGCCTTGAGCAATTCTAATGTGCACGGTAAGTCTTGTGCCCTACAGTCTGGTCGGGCAGATGCATACCATGGTATCGGGACTCCAGCTTATCAAGTCGTCGGAGCTTCGCGCGAACCTCAGGGGAAAGCACAGCCATGGTCTCCTGCCCTGTCTCATTCTCGGGCGTCTCCGCCGGTTTGCCTTCGACCATCTCACTCTCTCCCTCGTTAGAGGTGTTTACTTCTGGGGCACCCTCTGGTATATCAGCTTGAGGAGTACCGGACCTGCTGGATTCATCGTCACCGATGGTAAATTCAGCCTCAAACTCCTTAGGGTCGGGCCCTCGAATGGGGGTGCCAGTGTTGCGTCGCGGACGGGAGCGCCGATTCGGGGACTGGTTGCGTCCAGGAGGACGGCGAGCGGAGTTGGAGCGCTCGATATTATCTTGGGCGGACTTTTGACGTGCTTGTTCCTCTGCAATGCGAGAGTCGATGGCGTCGCGGAGCCGCTGTGATGAGTGTTAGTTAGGAAGGCGCATCATCCAAAGGGCGAGTAGGTACTTGAAACATTGCCGCGGTTCTGAGAACCCAGACGACAATAGAATGTAGAAACTCAAGGCCACTGGCAAAGGCGTTTACCAAAAATAAAAAGAATAGCAGTGGGCAAAGGGAAGTGAGGGGGAGCATTGGTTTCCAAGGTCGGCAGTGTGGCCAAGGCGGAATCCCATGTGGAAGGTCAGTTTCGACTGGTCTCTTTGTGTTGGAGACTTGAAAACTACTATTATATCTTATTAACAATTGATGTTGGATTTTAGAATAATCATGTCCAGTGTCTCTTATTCAGTTTGCTGTTCTTGCTGTTCTTTTTTTAGTTGAATCCACCATTCACCAAACGCAACGTTGCATATATATATGCATAAATATGTAAATTTTTTCTGTCCAGAGCAATCCATACTTTCCTGCGAGAAAGGGCTCCATGTTGTTGAGATTACATCAAATGAGGGTTTGACAAATTGTTGATGGCGGAAGCTGGAGGAGAATTGAGTACCTTCCAGATTTATCTTCGATTCTGATTCTGCAAGTCTCTCAAAGTTGTGTTGCTACTATGTGGACTCCCAAGGCTTGGAAGATTGTAAACAATTACATCACTGTGGATTGGCCTGTGATAAGGATGTTTCGATAGAATCATGGGGATCATAGGGATCATAGGGTTCGTGGAAGTATAGAACCGATCGGGTTAATTATAGAATACTAGTTTGAGAATTGAAAAACAGAGTGAGTGTTTTTTTAAAAACTGaaattgtacggagtagttggcATAGACAGGATTCACATTCCGCCTCGGATTTGAAACGTATGTTGTAAAGTCACAGACTTGGAACAACTCTATCCCTCTCTGATCCATCTCACCTAAACTTCATATTCCACCCTACACCCACACCGTCTAGTGATGCTTCCAATCTTTAGGCCTAACGGGCCCACGGTTGGGTTCACCTCTGCATTGATCTAAGTCAACCCGAGTTAGTCTCAAGCTTAGACCCGGAACACCAAGCGGAGCTCCCCAATCTTGCATGTGGTTAACATGGCTGGCCTGGCCTCATCACTCGCCCTCAGTCTAACGGCTCCAACTTCAACCTCTATTAATCCCCTCGCTTCTAGCGCTTATATCTCCCAACCCCCACCGTCCCCTCCAGCTCCCTCAATTATGGCGGGGTGGATCGGTTGGGTGTTTACCCTTGTCTTCCAGACCCTTCCAAGCGTTCTCTACTCGATAATCACATTCTCGACTATAACGCTGCCCACATGGCTCTTCACGCTCTTCTCTATGAGCTTGACCTTCACCATGAATTTCACCACCATGTAGGCCTTGCTCTTGTTCCTAAATTGAATCCTTGACTCTTGCTAATCAATCATGACCCGTAGAATGTTAATCTTCCTTGCCCTAGCATCGACCGTCAGCTGGTTCATCCGTTACCGGTACCTCAATACGTACAGTCGCCTGCCCCCGGAGCCTCAACGCAAAGAAGCACAGGT
The nucleotide sequence above comes from Penicillium digitatum chromosome 1, complete sequence. Encoded proteins:
- a CDS encoding Vesicle-mediated transport protein (Imh1), putative → MFQRLRDAIDSRIAEEQARQKSAQDNIERSNSARRPPGRNQSPNRRSRPRRNTGTPIRGPDPKEFEAEFTIGDDESSRSGTPQADIPEGAPEVNTSNEGESEMVEGKPAETPENETGQETMAVLSPEVRAKLRRLDKLESRYHELLKAYRTAHSRVLSIEPFEATLRENTPLTSIAEPKAFTEYLNQSTLKSDMVMEELKRVTEEREEFRKKFEVAQQAAKEALDEVTGLKNEKPQTATTKGTDGTGEQAGEEFFSFDNEVPRLEGELKEKQEEVESLKIEVEKLKRDMSVTRESTESLVQNLETASRELVELRETKDNLDAEIKTLQTSKKADIDDLKAKLTTAESSLKSTTSEVEKLNSQLKEKTEEIDQLQKQASERTESDSDLAAELEMTKEEKKSDEKKLVVLQGLVDGLRSQLKDTESTILELKTEIEERCEHSAKLQDIYEFVNENLKENRAWVSAREKVFAGELADFNEVAKTLAAVDEKPTSTVPAPAPAPAQGETQPAQATGGGGSGGKKKNKKKKKSGKAEEPIKPADAAPAELSPTEAPAPATKELDELKEKIETLTQQLYEKQAAIDRLSSKLKGEDNLKEEIESLRDDLVNIGQEHVAAKDKIKELSAEKTSLEETIGKLEKELVDLRTSSALTSADSEKAHASLKEEFDNLKVRSVALETDISAAQQLAATRFKDLTDLRETLQKVQPELRSLRAESSELKTLKETLTSKNSDLKALEGKHEDLRAELKTFKSKVSERDAEVGALNKKIRQETDSRMKAEEYLSVTQSNLRSAESKRQDAINARDKTAGDLSKAQDGLKNARIKMREMDEQISQLNKELASLRDEIQLKTAQHSSAQGLLNSMRDQTTEVAMQMKEARERCESLDEELADAHRLLSERTREGETMRRLLNDIEGRSESKVRDFKERMEAAIEERDRAEDEASTQGRRRAREMEELKGKVREAERALRTAEQDKEELEQSQKDWRRRRDELELLSEKSSREVTEVRQAMAGLRDALDASEKQVRDLEKDKAELRRSVEETNNRLEKLRKSHKTLGEDVRLRGSPSGRQSSRSSMDSGSRRAAASPGKSETPLGPPSNASIDFMYLKNVLLQFLEQRDKNYQKQLIPVLGMLLHFDRTDEQKWMSAIMSK